A stretch of Candidatus Acidiferrales bacterium DNA encodes these proteins:
- a CDS encoding tetratricopeptide repeat protein encodes MPEGHDRELAFELFRQAYDHQLRGELDEAIELYKRSLEACPTAEAYTFLGWTYSFMSQWDEAIAECRKAIEVDPDFGNPYNDIGAYLIEKGQWDEAVPWLEKACAARRYESHFFPHFNLGRICEHKRQFRQAMDHYKRALELSPQYTLAARALRRLQAMMN; translated from the coding sequence ATGCCAGAAGGACACGACCGCGAACTGGCGTTTGAATTGTTCCGCCAGGCGTACGATCACCAACTGCGAGGCGAACTGGATGAGGCCATCGAACTCTATAAGCGCTCGCTCGAAGCCTGCCCCACCGCCGAAGCCTACACCTTCCTGGGATGGACCTACAGCTTTATGAGCCAGTGGGATGAGGCAATCGCCGAGTGCCGGAAGGCCATTGAAGTTGATCCCGACTTCGGCAATCCGTATAACGATATCGGGGCCTACCTGATTGAAAAGGGTCAATGGGATGAGGCGGTGCCGTGGCTCGAGAAAGCATGCGCGGCGCGGCGGTACGAAAGCCACTTTTTCCCCCACTTCAATCTCGGCCGCATTTGCGAGCACAAGCGGCAATTCCGGCAAGCAATGGATCACTACAAGCGCGCTCTCGAACTCAGCCCGCAGTACACGCTCGCCGCTCGAGCCCTGCGCAGGCTACAGGCGATGATGAATTAG
- a CDS encoding NAD+ synthase, with protein MKVALAQFNPTVGDFEGNRRRMLVMADESRRRGADLVIFPELGICGYPPWDLVENPGFIERNRQSLDQLARELPDVAALVGYVSRRTSNQGKPHANAAALLTDGRVVFEQHKMLLPTYDVFDEERYFEPAKSQSVYLFENIPMGITICEDVWNDKNFWKHQLYPRNPVEELIRQGAGMLINISASPYTMDKRRLRLEMLRNIARTYRRPVLFVNQVGGQDSLIFDGSSVALDAEGRVCAQASSFEEDLVVFDTESCTGEIHPQPEDELEAVYRALVMGTRDYVKKCGFEKVLVGLSGGIDSSLVAAVAVAALGPDNVLGMTMPGPYSSPGSVTDARALARNLAIPLISVPIGPIYDSYRATLAEPFAGRQEDVTEENIQARIRGNLLMAISNKFGALVLSTGNKSELAVGYCTLYGDMAGGLAVISDIPKSMVYSLARWINRERELIPELCLTKAPSAELRPNQTDQDSLPPYDVLDRILKSYIEEAKGPREIADHYGFEISLVEDVIRRVNRNEYKRQQAPPGLKVTSKAFGVGRRFPVAQRYFA; from the coding sequence ATGAAAGTTGCTCTTGCGCAATTCAATCCCACGGTCGGCGATTTTGAAGGCAATCGTCGGCGCATGCTGGTCATGGCCGACGAGTCTCGCCGGCGCGGCGCCGATCTCGTCATTTTCCCCGAGCTGGGCATCTGCGGTTATCCTCCCTGGGATCTCGTCGAAAACCCTGGCTTCATTGAAAGAAATCGCCAATCGCTCGACCAGCTTGCCAGGGAACTGCCCGACGTCGCGGCACTGGTCGGATACGTCTCCAGGAGAACCTCCAATCAGGGGAAGCCGCACGCCAACGCCGCCGCTCTCTTGACCGATGGCCGCGTCGTTTTCGAACAACACAAAATGCTTCTGCCCACCTACGACGTCTTCGATGAAGAACGCTACTTTGAACCGGCCAAAAGCCAGTCCGTCTATCTTTTTGAAAATATCCCGATGGGCATTACCATCTGCGAGGATGTCTGGAACGACAAGAATTTCTGGAAGCATCAGCTTTACCCCCGCAATCCGGTCGAGGAGTTGATTCGGCAGGGCGCCGGCATGCTCATCAATATTTCCGCTTCCCCCTACACCATGGACAAGCGCCGATTGCGGCTGGAAATGCTCCGCAACATCGCCCGCACGTATCGCCGCCCGGTGCTCTTCGTGAATCAGGTGGGCGGGCAGGACAGTCTCATTTTTGACGGCTCGAGCGTGGCCCTCGATGCCGAGGGTCGCGTCTGCGCCCAGGCAAGCTCGTTCGAGGAAGATCTGGTGGTGTTTGACACCGAATCCTGCACGGGTGAAATTCATCCCCAGCCGGAGGACGAGCTTGAGGCCGTCTATCGCGCCCTGGTGATGGGCACCCGCGACTATGTGAAGAAATGCGGCTTTGAAAAGGTGCTGGTGGGGCTGAGCGGGGGAATTGATTCTTCCCTGGTGGCGGCGGTAGCGGTGGCCGCGCTCGGCCCGGACAATGTGCTTGGCATGACCATGCCCGGACCCTATTCCTCGCCGGGAAGCGTAACCGACGCCCGGGCCCTGGCCAGGAATCTGGCCATTCCCCTGATTTCCGTTCCCATCGGGCCCATTTATGACTCCTATCGCGCCACCCTGGCCGAACCGTTTGCCGGTAGGCAGGAAGATGTCACCGAGGAAAACATCCAGGCGCGCATTCGCGGAAACTTGCTCATGGCCATCTCCAACAAGTTCGGCGCCCTCGTCTTGTCCACCGGCAACAAATCGGAACTGGCCGTTGGTTACTGCACCCTTTACGGCGATATGGCGGGCGGCCTGGCCGTCATCAGCGACATCCCCAAGAGCATGGTTTATTCCCTCGCCCGGTGGATTAACCGCGAAAGGGAACTGATCCCCGAGCTTTGCCTCACCAAAGCGCCCTCGGCGGAACTGAGGCCCAATCAAACCGACCAGGACTCTTTGCCCCCCTACGACGTCCTTGACCGCATCTTGAAATCTTATATCGAAGAGGCCAAAGGGCCGCGCGAGATTGCCGACCACTATGGTTTTGAAATATCCTTGGTCGAGGATGTTATCCGGCGGGTCAACCGGAACGAGTACAAACGCCAGCAGGCCCCGCCGGGATTGAAGGTCACATCGAAAGCTTTCGGAGTCGGCCGGCGCTTTCCGGTGGCTCAGAGATATTTCGCATGA
- the erpA gene encoding iron-sulfur cluster insertion protein ErpA: MITLTENAASKVKEIMAQQAPVAVGLRVSVVGGGCSGFSYSMAFENQSNGGLDDVLEFSGLKVFVDQMSLQYLEGVEIDYVETIEGAGFKFNNPNVKQTCGCGSSFSV, translated from the coding sequence ATGATTACTCTGACAGAAAACGCCGCATCGAAGGTCAAAGAGATCATGGCACAGCAGGCCCCGGTGGCCGTCGGCCTGCGCGTTTCCGTGGTGGGCGGAGGCTGCTCGGGCTTCTCCTATAGCATGGCCTTCGAAAACCAATCGAACGGTGGTCTCGATGACGTCTTGGAATTCAGCGGGCTCAAAGTCTTTGTCGATCAAATGAGCCTGCAATACCTGGAAGGCGTCGAAATTGATTACGTGGAAACCATCGAGGGCGCCGGGTTCAAGTTCAACAACCCCAACGTGAAGCAAACCTGCGGCTGCGGCAGCTCGTTCAGCGTTTAG